One Polaribacter sp. KT25b DNA segment encodes these proteins:
- a CDS encoding F0F1 ATP synthase subunit epsilon, translated as MFLEIVTPEAILFSSKIDSFSVPGIDGEFQMLNNHAPVVSVLKEGRVKIHMHTQQHLEIDIISGLIEPHIDDDKILTLAIKSGTLELKDNKAIILAD; from the coding sequence ATGTTTTTAGAAATTGTAACACCAGAAGCTATTTTATTTTCTTCAAAAATTGATTCTTTTTCTGTACCTGGTATTGATGGTGAGTTTCAAATGTTGAATAATCACGCACCAGTAGTTTCAGTTTTAAAAGAAGGTAGAGTTAAGATTCACATGCATACACAACAGCATTTAGAAATTGATATTATTAGTGGTTTAATTGAGCCTCATATAGATGATGATAAGATTTTAACACTTGCTATTAAATCAGGAACTTTAGAGTTAAAGGATAATAAAGCCATTATTTTAGCTGATTAA
- the atpD gene encoding F0F1 ATP synthase subunit beta, with protein MSTAKGKVSQIIGPVIDVEFNTENELPRIYDSLEIKKEDGSILVLEVQQHIGEDTVRTISMDATDGLSRGTEVTATGNPIQMPIGNDIYGRLFNVTGDAIDGLGNLPKEGNDGLPIHRSAPKFEDLSVSTEVLFTGIKVIDLIEPYAKGGKIGLFGGAGVGKTVLIQELINNIAKGHGGLSVFAGVGERTREGNDLLREMLESGIIKYGDDFMHSMEAGGWDLSKVDKPGMKDSKATFVFGQMNEPPGARARVALSGLTIAEYFRDGAGEAQGKDVLFFVDNIFRFTQAGSEVSALLGRMPSAVGYQPTLATEMGAMQERITSTKKGSITSVQAVYVPADDLTDPAPATTFAHLDATTVLSRKIAELGIYPAVDPLDSTSRILSAEILGEEHYNTATAVKEILQRYKELQDIIAILGMEELSEEDKLVVHRARRVQRFLSQPFHVAEQFTGIPGVLVDIKDTIKGFNMIMDGELDKYPEAAFNLRGSIQDAIDAGEKMLAEA; from the coding sequence ATGTCTACAGCTAAAGGTAAAGTTTCTCAAATAATTGGGCCAGTTATTGATGTTGAATTCAATACAGAAAATGAACTTCCTAGAATTTACGATTCATTAGAAATAAAGAAAGAAGATGGTTCAATTTTAGTATTAGAAGTACAACAACATATTGGTGAAGACACTGTAAGAACCATTTCTATGGATGCTACAGATGGATTAAGTAGAGGAACTGAAGTAACTGCTACAGGAAATCCAATACAAATGCCAATCGGTAATGATATTTACGGACGTTTATTTAACGTTACCGGAGATGCTATTGACGGTTTAGGTAATTTGCCAAAAGAAGGAAATGATGGATTGCCAATTCACAGATCTGCACCTAAATTTGAAGATTTATCCGTATCTACAGAAGTTTTATTTACAGGAATTAAAGTTATTGATTTGATTGAACCTTATGCAAAAGGTGGTAAAATTGGATTATTTGGAGGAGCTGGAGTAGGTAAAACAGTATTAATTCAAGAACTAATTAATAATATCGCTAAAGGACATGGTGGTTTATCTGTATTTGCAGGTGTTGGAGAAAGAACTCGTGAAGGAAATGATTTACTTCGAGAAATGTTAGAGTCTGGTATTATTAAATATGGTGATGACTTTATGCATTCTATGGAAGCAGGTGGTTGGGACTTATCTAAGGTAGATAAACCAGGAATGAAAGATTCTAAAGCTACTTTCGTTTTCGGTCAAATGAATGAGCCACCAGGAGCTCGTGCTAGAGTTGCTTTGTCTGGTTTAACTATAGCAGAATACTTTAGAGATGGAGCAGGAGAAGCTCAAGGAAAAGATGTGCTTTTCTTTGTGGATAATATATTTAGATTTACTCAAGCTGGTTCAGAGGTTTCTGCACTTTTAGGGCGTATGCCTTCTGCGGTAGGTTATCAACCAACTTTAGCTACAGAAATGGGTGCAATGCAAGAACGTATTACATCAACTAAAAAAGGTTCTATTACATCTGTACAAGCGGTTTATGTGCCTGCGGATGATTTAACAGATCCGGCACCAGCAACAACATTTGCGCATTTAGATGCTACAACAGTATTGTCTCGTAAAATTGCTGAGTTAGGTATTTATCCAGCAGTAGATCCATTAGATTCTACTTCAAGAATTTTATCGGCAGAAATTTTAGGCGAAGAGCATTATAATACAGCAACTGCAGTAAAAGAAATTTTACAACGTTATAAAGAATTACAAGATATTATTGCCATTTTAGGAATGGAAGAATTGTCTGAAGAAGATAAATTAGTAGTTCATAGAGCTAGACGTGTACAACGTTTCTTATCTCAACCTTTCCATGTTGCTGAACAATTTACAGGTATACCAGGAGTTTTAGTAGATATTAAAGATACTATTAAAGGTTTTAATATGATAATGGATGGTGAGTTAGATAAATATCCAGAAGCTGCATTTAACCTTAGAGGTTCTATTCAAGATGCAATTGATGCTGGAGAAAAAATGTTAGCAGAAGCTTAA
- a CDS encoding OmpA family protein — MKQLKMAVMALFTLVAFSNVNAQDANNPWAVGFGVNVVDFYNGSDFGDQVDDLLGNKDWNFLPSISRITAEKYLDKGFSLQLAGSLNKITWYEAEDDVDALYYSLGANVKYDVNNLIGDTSQWFDPYVYLGGSYVSYDSNGEGMLNVGVGFNTWFNDNLGLSFQHGSIVGFADNVKAHYQSSLGLVVKFGGTDTDGDGVYDKEDACPEVVGLKEFNGCPDADGDGIKDSDDACPNVAGLAAMNGCPDSDGDGVADKDDKCPNAKGTKANKGCPDSDGDGVADKDDKCANVAGPAANNGCPWPDTDGDGVLDKDDNCKDEAGPASNNGCPEAAMTEAQIATLAEYSKGLEFAFDRAEVNKKTAEKLDKIFDLISPIKDVIFVIEGYTDSIGDAGYNQYLSERRAVSAKAYLVKKGFDANRLETLGFGEKNPIANNNTSAGRKDNRRVDVKLTE; from the coding sequence ATGAAACAATTAAAAATGGCTGTGATGGCTTTGTTTACGTTAGTAGCATTTAGCAACGTAAACGCACAAGATGCAAACAACCCTTGGGCTGTTGGTTTTGGTGTAAATGTTGTAGATTTTTACAACGGAAGTGATTTTGGGGATCAAGTAGATGATTTATTAGGTAATAAAGACTGGAATTTTTTACCGTCTATTTCTAGAATTACTGCAGAAAAATACTTAGACAAAGGTTTTTCTTTACAATTAGCAGGGTCTTTAAACAAGATAACTTGGTATGAAGCTGAAGATGATGTAGATGCTCTATATTACTCACTTGGTGCAAACGTGAAATACGATGTAAACAACTTGATAGGTGATACTTCTCAATGGTTTGATCCTTACGTTTATTTAGGAGGATCTTATGTTTCTTATGATTCAAATGGAGAAGGTATGCTTAATGTAGGAGTTGGTTTTAATACTTGGTTTAATGATAACTTAGGTTTGAGTTTTCAACATGGATCGATTGTAGGTTTTGCTGATAATGTAAAAGCTCACTACCAGTCTTCTTTAGGTTTAGTAGTTAAATTTGGAGGTACAGATACTGATGGAGATGGTGTATATGATAAAGAAGATGCTTGTCCAGAAGTAGTAGGATTAAAAGAGTTTAATGGTTGTCCTGATGCTGACGGAGATGGAATAAAAGATTCTGATGACGCTTGTCCTAATGTAGCAGGTTTAGCAGCTATGAATGGTTGTCCAGATTCTGATGGAGATGGTGTTGCAGATAAAGATGATAAGTGTCCTAATGCTAAAGGAACTAAAGCAAATAAAGGTTGTCCTGATTCTGATGGAGATGGAGTTGCTGATAAAGATGATAAATGTGCTAATGTTGCAGGTCCTGCAGCTAATAATGGATGCCCTTGGCCAGATACAGATGGTGATGGTGTTTTAGATAAAGATGATAACTGTAAAGATGAAGCAGGACCAGCGTCTAATAATGGATGCCCTGAAGCAGCTATGACAGAAGCTCAAATTGCAACTTTAGCTGAGTACAGTAAAGGTCTTGAATTTGCTTTTGATAGAGCAGAAGTAAACAAGAAAACAGCTGAGAAATTAGATAAAATATTTGATTTAATTAGCCCTATTAAAGATGTGATTTTTGTTATTGAAGGTTACACTGATAGTATAGGTGATGCAGGTTATAATCAATACTTGTCTGAAAGAAGAGCTGTATCTGCTAAAGCTTATTTAGTTAAAAAAGGTTTTGATGCTAATAGATTAGAAACTTTAGGATTTGGAGAAAAGAATCCTATTGCAAATAATAATACTAGCGCAGGTAGAAAAGATAACAGAAGAGTTGATGTTAAGTTAACTGAGTAG
- the kbl gene encoding glycine C-acetyltransferase encodes MYGKIKDTLKKEIQEIKEAGLYKSERIITSSQDAVIKISTGEEVINFCANNYLGLSNHPEVIQAAKDTMDTHGFGMSSVRFICGTQDIHKQLEAKIAEFYTTEDTILYAAAFDANGGVFEPLLTKEDAIISDGLNHASIIDGVRLCKAARYRYNNNDMASLEEQLIEANKQNHRFKIIVTDGVFSMDGIVAKLDEICDLADKYDALVMVDECHATGFIGKTGRGTVELKNVMDRVDIITGTLGKALGGAMGGYTTGKKEIIEILRQRSRPYLFSNSLAPAIVGAILKVFDLIFDDTTLRDKLEWNTNYFRTEMEKAGFDLVGADAAIVPVMLYDAKLSQEMANLLLTEGIYVIGFFFPVVPKEKARIRVQLSAAHEKVHLDKAIDAFTKVGKALEII; translated from the coding sequence ATGTACGGAAAAATTAAAGATACTTTAAAAAAAGAGATTCAAGAAATTAAAGAAGCAGGTTTGTATAAGTCTGAAAGAATTATTACGTCTTCACAAGATGCAGTTATAAAAATTTCTACAGGCGAAGAAGTAATAAATTTTTGCGCAAATAATTATTTAGGATTATCAAATCATCCAGAGGTAATTCAGGCAGCAAAAGATACTATGGATACGCATGGTTTTGGGATGTCTTCAGTACGTTTTATTTGCGGAACTCAAGATATTCATAAACAATTAGAGGCAAAAATCGCAGAATTTTACACTACAGAAGATACTATTTTATATGCAGCAGCATTTGATGCAAACGGAGGTGTTTTTGAACCACTTTTAACAAAAGAAGATGCAATAATTTCTGATGGTTTAAATCATGCTTCTATTATTGACGGTGTTCGTTTGTGCAAAGCAGCGCGTTATAGATATAATAATAATGACATGGCTTCTTTAGAAGAACAACTAATTGAAGCGAATAAACAAAATCATAGATTCAAAATTATTGTAACAGATGGTGTTTTTTCTATGGATGGAATTGTTGCTAAATTAGATGAAATATGTGATTTGGCAGATAAATATGATGCTTTAGTTATGGTTGATGAATGCCATGCAACAGGTTTTATTGGCAAAACAGGAAGAGGAACTGTTGAGTTAAAAAATGTAATGGATAGAGTAGATATTATTACGGGAACTCTAGGGAAAGCTTTAGGAGGAGCAATGGGAGGTTATACAACTGGTAAAAAAGAAATTATTGAAATTTTACGTCAACGTTCTAGACCTTATTTGTTTTCTAACTCTTTAGCACCAGCAATTGTTGGCGCAATTTTAAAAGTATTCGATTTAATTTTTGATGATACAACATTACGTGATAAATTAGAATGGAATACCAATTACTTTAGAACAGAAATGGAAAAAGCAGGTTTTGATTTAGTAGGTGCAGATGCAGCAATTGTTCCTGTAATGTTATATGATGCAAAACTATCTCAAGAAATGGCAAATTTACTACTAACTGAAGGAATTTATGTTATAGGTTTCTTTTTTCCAGTAGTTCCTAAAGAGAAAGCAAGAATTAGAGTTCAACTTTCTGCAGCGCATGAAAAAGTACATTTGGATAAAGCAATTGATGCTTTTACTAAAGTAGGTAAAGCATTGGAAATTATTTAG